In a genomic window of Phycodurus eques isolate BA_2022a chromosome 2, UOR_Pequ_1.1, whole genome shotgun sequence:
- the ddx21 gene encoding nucleolar RNA helicase 2, whose protein sequence is MKSKDVVEVIKGMDEEIDTAADLKPSKIKSKDGKKLKKKKKMQEEEEEPDCESPVPKKKKKKDKPAEDQVIGQIDEATDANGHTDISEPPTKKKKKSTEAVKEEMKKKQKKAVVEAEINGHSMPETPAPTPNQTPSQSDDSTSESEKETLRLEETPEQKEGAFSNFRISEGTIQKLKARGVSYLFDIQVQTFDSVYDGHDVLAQARTGTGKTFSFAIPLVEKLQMDGLERARGRPPKVLVLAPTRELAIQVTKDFKDVARKVNICCFYGGSSYNPQIEAIRNGIDILVGTPGRIKDNIQNHKLDLTKLQHVVLDEVDQMLDMGFAEQVEEILASSYKKDGDSNPQTLLFSATCPPWVYNVAKKYMRPDCKHVDLIGKKTQKTATTVEHLAIACHWSQRAAVIGDVIQVYSGSQGRTIIFCETKKEANELSMNTSIKQSTQSLHGDIPQKQREMTLKGFRNGSFEVLVATNVAARGLDIPEVDLVVQCSPPKDVESYIHRSGRTGRAGRTGMCICFYQRREEDQLRYVENKAGITFRRVGVPTANDIIKSSSKDALRLLDSVPAVAIEYFRESAEKLIEEKGAVDALAAALAHISGATSLEQRSLLTSDAGYTTIQLVCSMEMHNLGYAWKNIKEQLGEDIENHIHRMTFIKGRMGVCFDVPLNKVKEIQEGWKDCRRWQLTVATELPELEEKQHNSGDRGGERGGRFRGGRSFGGSGRRGGNGFRRGSGGNGRNRGGQKRSFSQAF, encoded by the exons atgaagtctAAAGACGTTGTTGAAGTTATCAAAGGCATGGACGAAGAGATTGACACCGCCGCGGACCTTAAGCCGTCAAAG ATCAAATCCAAGGATGGcaagaaactgaagaagaagaagaagatgcaggaggaagaagaagagccgGACTGTGAAAGTCCtgtaccaaaaaagaaaaagaaaaaagacaagccGGCAGAGGACCAAGTCATTGGCCAAATAGATGAAGCCACCGACGCGAATGGCCACACTGATATTTCTGAGCCACCaacgaaaaagaagaaaaagagcacAGAAGCAGTCAAGGAGGAG ATgaaaaagaagcaaaagaaaGCAGTCGTTGAAGCTGAAATCAACGGACATTCCATGCCAGAGACACCAGCTCCAACCCCCAACCAGACACCATCTCAGTCAGACGACTCAACCAGTGAGAGTGAAAAAGAAACTTTAAGACTG GAGGAAACGCCTGAGCAGAAAGAAGGAGCCTTCTCCAACTTCCGAatctctgaaggcaccattcaaaAACTTAAAG CTCGGGGAGTTTCTTACCTTTTTGACATTCAGGTCCAGACGTTTGATTCTGTATATGATGGGCATGATGTACTTGCCCAAGCCCGCACAGGAACAGGAAAGACTTTTTCCTTTGCCATCCCACTGGTGGAGAAGCTccagatggatggattggagCGGGCAAGAGGCCGTCCTcccaag GTGTTGGTGTTAGCGCCCACCAGAGAGTTGGCTATCCAGGTCACTAAGGACTTCAAAGACGTCGCCAGGAAAGTGAACATTTGCTGTTTCTATGGAGGCAGCTCGTACAACCCACAGA TTGAAGCTATCCGTAATGGGATTGATATCTTGGTTGGAACTCCTGGTCGTATTAAAGATAACATTCAGAATCATAAACTTGACCTCACAAAACTGCAGCATGTGGTTCTGGATGAAGTGGACCAAATGCTGGACATGGGATTTGCTGAGCAAGTGGAAGAAATTCTAGCCTCCTCCTATAAGAAAG ATGGCGATTCCAACCCCCAGACTCTCCTGTTTTCGGCCACCTGCCCCCCATGGGTCTACAATGTGGCCAAGAAATACATGAGGCCCGATTGCAAGCATGTTGACCTGATTGGCAAGAAAACACAGAAAACCGCAACAACTGTGGAA CATCTGGCCATAGCCTGCCATTGGTCACAGCGTGCGGCAGTGATAGGAGACGTGATCCAGGTGTACAGCGGCAGCCAGGGCCGAACCATCATCTTCTGTGAGACCAAGAAAGAGGCCAATGAACTTTCCATGAATACATCTATCAAACAG AGTACCCAGTCCCTCCATGGTGACATTCCTCAGAAACAGAGGGAAATGACACTGAAAGGCTTCCGGAACGGATCCTTTGAGGTTTTGGTGGCCACCAACGTGGCGGCCCGCGGTTTAGATATCCCTGAAGTTGACCTGGTGGTTCAGTGTTCTCCACCCAAG GATGTGGAATCGTACATTCATCGCTCAGGGAGAACTGGCAGAGCTGGAAGGACTGGAATGTGCATCTGTTTCTACCAGAGGAGAGAGGAGGATCAGCTACGCTATGTGGAAAACAAAGCT GGCATCACGTTCAGACGAGTTGGTGTTCCCACTgccaatgacatcatcaagtcATCGAGCAAGGATGCTCTAAG GTTGCTAGACTCTGTTCCAGCGGTAGCCATTGAATACTTCAGAGAGTCCGCCGAGAAACTGATAGAGGAGAAAGGAGCAGTGGACGCGCTGGCTGCTGCCTTGGCACACATTTCTGGAGCTACAAGTTTGGAGCAGCGGTCACTGCTCACCTCTGATGCT ggTTACACCACCATACAGTTGGTATGTTCTATGGAGATGCATAATCTGGGTTATGCTTGGAAAAACATCAAAGAACAGCTCGGAGAGGATATTGAAAACCACATCCATAGAATGACCTTCATCAAAGGGAGAATG GGTGTTTGCTTTGACGTCCCACTTAACAAAGTCAAGGAGATTCAG GAGGGCTGGAAAGATTGTCGCCGTTGGCAGTTGACAGTGGCCACAGAGCTCCCCGAACTGGAGGAGAAGCAGCACAATAGCGGCGacagaggaggagaaagaggaggaagattCCGAGGTGGCCGGAGTTTTGGGGGAAGCGGTAGGCGTGGTGGTAATGGGTTCCGCAGAGGCAGCGGCGGTAATGGCAGAAACAGAGGCGGACAGAAACGCAGTTTCAGCCAAGCGTTTTGA
- the psmc3 gene encoding 26S proteasome regulatory subunit 6A yields the protein MASLSDKSVWDEVEDGIGEEVLKMSTDEIVQRTRLLDSEIKIMKSEVLRVTHELQAMKDKIKENTEKIKVNKTLPYLVSNVIELLDVDPNDQEEDGANVDLDSQRKGKCAVIKTSTRQTYFLPVIGLVDAEKLKPGDLVGVNKDSYLILETLPTEYDSRVKAMEVDERPTEQYSDIGGLDKQIQELVEAIVLPMNHKEKFENLGIQPPKGVLMYGPPGTGKTLLARACAAQTKATFLKLAGPQLVQMFIGDGAKLVRDAFALAKEKAPSIIFIDELDAIGTKRFDSEKAGDREVQRTMLELLNQLDGFQPNMQVKVIAATNRVDILDPALLRSGRLDRKIEFPMPNEEARARIMQIHSRKMNVSPDVNYEELARCTDDFNGAQCKAVCVEAGMIALRRGATELNHEDYMEGILEVQAKKKANLQYYA from the exons ATGGCGTCGCTGAGTGACAAATCAGTTTGGGACGAAGTGGAAGATGGGATCGGTGAAgaagttttaaaaatgtctacGGATGAGATAGTTCAGCGAACTCGACTCCTCGACAGCGAGATAAAGATCATGAAGAGCGAGGTTCTGAGGGTGACCCACGAACTTCAAGCCATGAAGGATAAAATCAAGGAAAACACGGAGAAGATAAAGGTGAACAAAACCCTGCCGTATCTCGTGTCGAACGTGATTGAGCTGCTCGATGTGGACCCCAACGACCAAGAGGAAGACGGGGCAAATGTAGACCTGGACTCCCAGAGGAAGGGAAAATGCGCCGTCATCAAGACCTCCACCCGGCAGACTTACTTCCTGCCGGTGATCGGGCTGGTGGACGCCGAGAAGCTGAAGCCCGGAGACCTGGTGGGTGTCAACAAAGACTCCTACTTGATCCTGGAGACTTTACCCACCGAGTATGACTCCCGAGTCAAGGCGATGGAGGTTGACGAGCGCCCCACAGAGCAATACAGCGACATCGGAGGTCTGGACAAGCAGATCCAAGAGCTGGTGGAGGCAATCGTGTTGCCCATGAACCACAaggaaaagtttgaaaacctgGGCATCCAGCCACCCAAGGGAGTCTTGATGTATGGACCACCGGGAACAGGGAAGACCCTCCTCGCCAGGGCCTGTGCCGCTCAGACGAAAGCTACCTTCCTGAAGTTGGCTGGCCCACAGCTGGTGCAGATGTTCATTGGTGATGGAGCCAAGTTGGTGAGAGATGCCTTCGCCCTGGCCAAAGAGAAAGCCCCATCCATCATCTTCATCGATGAGCTGGATGCCATTGGTACCAAGAGATTTGACAGTGAGAAGGCGGGAGACAGGGAGGTGCAGAGGACCATGCTGGAACTTCTCAATCAGCTGGATGGATTTCAACCCAACATGCAAGTCAAG GTGATCGCTGCAACCAACAGAGTGGACATCTTGGACCCGGCGCTGCTGCGTTCAGGCCGCCTGGACAGGAAGATCGAGTTCCCCATGCCAAATGAGGAGGCCAGAGCACGGATTATGCAGATTCACTCCCGCAAGATGAACGTCAGTCCTGACGTCAACTACGAAGAGCTGGCGCGCTGCACCGACGACTTCAACGGCGCCCAGTGCAAAGCCGTATGCGTGGAGGCCGGCATGATCGCGCTGCGGCGTGGAGCCACAGAGCTGAACCACGAGGATTACATGGAGGGAATCCTGGAGGTGCAAGCCAAGAAGAAGGCCAATCTGCAGTACTACGCTTGA
- the tbp gene encoding TATA-box-binding protein: protein MDQNNSIPAFQGLASPQGAMTPGMPIFSPMMPYGSGLTPQPVQNTNSLSILEEQQRQQQQAQQAQQANAGLPGTSGQTPQLFHSQAVTGSTTTALPGNTPLYNTPLTPMTPITPATPASESSGIVPQLQNIVSTVNLGCKLDLKTIALRARNAEYNPKRFAAVIMRIREPRTTALIFSSGKMVCTGAKSEDQSRLAARKYARVVQKLGFPAKFLDFKIQNMVGSCDVKFPIRLEGLVLTHQQFSSYEPELFPGLIYRMIKPRIVLLIFVSGKVVLTGAKVRGEIYEAFENIYPILKGFRKTT from the exons ATGGATCAGAACAACAGCATACCAGCCTTTCAGGGGCTGGCCTCCCCTCAG GGTGCCATGACACCAGGAATGCCAATCTTCAGTCCCATGATGCCATATGGTTCAGGCCTGACACCTCAACCTGTTCAGAACACAAACAGTTTGTCTATACTGGAGGAACAGCAGCGACAGCAACAACAGGCGCAACAAGCACAGCAGGCAAATGCAG GCCTTCCAGGAACGTCGGGGCAGACTCCTCAACTCTTCCATTCCCAGGCAGTCACAGGTTCAACTACCACAGCACTGCCAGGGAACACCCCACTCTACAACACCCCACTGACCCCCATGACCCCCATCACACCAGCCACGCCAGCCTCTGAGAGCTCCGGAATAGTTCCACAGCTACA AAATATCGTGTCAACTGTAAATCTAGGCTGTAAACTGGATTTGAAGACCATTGCATTGCGAGCCAGGAATGCAGAATACAACCCAAAG CGTTTTGCTGCAGTTATCATGAGAATACGAGAACCCCGCACCACAGCTCTTATTTTTAGCTCTGGAAAGATGGTCTGCACAGGAGCAAAGAG TGAGGACCAGTCACGGTTAGCGGCCAGGAAATATGCTCGTGTGGTGCAAAAGCTCGGTTTTCCTGCCAAGTTTTTGGACTTCAAGATACAGAATATGGTGGGCAGTTGTGACGTGAAGTTCCCCATTCGTCTGGAAGGCTTAGTACTCACGCATCAACAGTTCAGCAG CTATGAACCTGAGCTGTTTCCAGGGTTGATTTATAGAATGATCAAACCGAGAATTGTCCTGCTCATCTTTGTTTCTGGAAAGGTCGTATTAACAG GTGCAAAGGTGAGAGGTGAAATCTATGAAGCATTTGAGAACATCTACCCCATCCTGAAAGGTTTCCGTAAGACGACGTAG
- the pdcd2 gene encoding programmed cell death protein 2, with protein sequence MSSSEVVLGFLDDAEPWRLRSPQFPSKVGGKPAWLCQRGPPSLSRLECETCRLPMAFLLQVYAPISGQDRSFHRTLFVFCCRTPECYTHNDSRCVKVFRSQLPRRNEFYSYKPPPEDEPPRDLDPDQHVLPVSGVKLCWVCGCPGNKACSRCHTVRYCGKHHQTLHWKHAHKKECGGRKEMEASSFLFPEFELITEPEEEEDNGKGGEENDETVVTETSADCPSLAEMLAETDLEEMAMHDTEDNKVFQRFKKKIAPEPQQVLRYSRGGSPLWVSLQHVPSDTDIPACTCGAKRNFEFQVMPQVLNSLRVDSTGASIDWGTLAIYTCSVSCNHGDQYCLEFIWKQDFSSDQQSPINQP encoded by the exons ATGTCTTCATCGGAGGTCGTCTTGGGTTTTCTGGACGACGCGGAGCCATGGAGGCTTCGCTCCCCGCAGTTCCCCAGTAAAGTCGGTGGCAAACCGGCGTGGCTTTGCCAGCGAGGCCCGCCCTCGCTCTCACGGCTGGAGTGCGAGACATGCCGCCTGCCGATGGCCTTTTTGCTGCAG GTGTACGCTCCAATCTCCGGCCAGGACAGAAGTTTCCACAGAACCCTCTTTGTGTTTTGCTGTAGAACGCCAGAGTGCTACACTCACAATGACAGCCGCTGTGTGAAAG TTTTCAGAAGTCAACTGCCTCGGAGGAATGAGTTCTATTCGTATAAGCCACCACCAG AAGATGAACCTCCTAGAGACTTGGACCCAGACCAGCACGTGCTGCCCGTGTCTGGAGTTAAATTGTGTTGGGTGTGCGGTTGCCCCGGCAACAAAGCCTGCTCTCGCTGCCACACCGTCAGGTACTGTGGCAAGCACCACCAGACGCTCCACTGGAAGCACGCGCACAAGAAGGAGTGTGGGGGCCGAAAAGAAATGGAGGCCTCCTCGTTTCTCTTCCCGGAGTTTGAGCTTATAACTGAGccagaagaagaggaggataaTGGCAAGGGTGGTGAAGAAAATGATGAGACGGTCGTCACTGAGACCAGTGCAGACTGTCCCTCCTTAGCAGAAA tgCTTGCAGAAACGGACTTGGAGGAGATGGCTATGCATGACACCGAGGACAACAAAGTGTTCCAGCGCTTTAAAAAGAAGATTGCACCTGAGCCACAGCAG GTGTTGCGCTACAGTCGGGGTGGCTCTCCCTTGTGGGTTTCTTTGCAGCACGTCCCTTCAGATACAGATATCCCAGCATGCACTTGTGGCGCCAAGAGAAATTTTGAATTTcag GTGATGCCCCAGGTGCTGAACAGTCTGCGTGTGGACTCAACAGGTGCCAGTATTGACTGGGGGACTCTGGCTATATACACCTGCTCTGTCAGCTGTAACCATGGTGACCAATACTGCCTTGAGTTCATTTGGAAGCAGGACTTCAGCTCAGACCAGCAAAGTCCAATTAATCAACCATAA
- the rhoua gene encoding ras homolog family member Ua: protein MSPSSPCQMPAKTAPVSPAPPVPPRRLRGRDGGSAKTRRAGGAERRVKCVLVGDGAVGKTSLVVSYTTNGYPTEYVPTAFDNFSAVVSVDGQPVKLQLCDTAGQDEFDRLRPLCYTSADVFLLCFSVVSPVSFQNVPEKWIGEIRRHAPFAPLVLVGTQCDLREDVKILIDLAKYRERPVDPTDATDCAAEIGAVAYVECSSLTQKNLKEVFDTAILASLQNHSSQKHSRGKQKRRTKQMQTPDKMKSLSKSWWKRYCCVA from the exons ATGTCTCCCTCCTCCCCGTGCCAGATGCCTGCGAAGACAGCGCCCGTGTCTCCTGCTCCGCCCGTCCCGCCGAGGAGGCTCAGGGGTCGGGATGGGGGCTCGGCCAAGACGCGGCGTGCGGGAGGAGCGGAGAGGCGGGTGAAGTGTGTCCTGGTCGGGGACGGAGCTGTGGGCAAAACCAGCCTGGTGGTCAGCTACACGACCAACGGCTACCCCACCGAATATGTCCCCACTGCTTTTGACAACTTCTCGG cgGTGGTATCAGTGGACGGGCAGCCAGTCAAACTCCAACTCTGTGACACAGCTGGGCAG GATGAGTTTGACAGGCTGCGTCCGCTCTGTTACACCAGCGCAGACGTCTTCCTGCTGTGCTTCAGCGTCGTCAGCCCCGTCTCCTTCCAGAACGTCCCTGAAAAGTGGATCGGCGAAATACGGAGGCACGCCCCCTTCGCGCCGCTCGTTCTTGTTGGGACTCAGTGTGACCTCCGAGAAGATGTCAAG atTTTGATAGACCTGGCAAAGTACCGAGAGAGACCAGTGGACCCAACGGATGCTACGGATTGTGCTGCTGAGATTGGTGCCGTGGCCTACGTGGAGTGCTCGTCGCTGACCCAGAAGAACCTGAAAGAAGTTTTTGACACGGCCATATTGGCCAGCCTGCAGAACCACAGCTCCCAGAAGCACTCGAGAGGGAAGCAGAAACGTCGGACAAAGCAAATGCAGACGCCTGACAAGATGAAGAGTTTGTCCAAGTCATGGTGGAAAAGGTACTGCTGTGTGGCATGA